One Allostreptomyces psammosilenae DNA segment encodes these proteins:
- a CDS encoding LysR family transcriptional regulator, with the protein MEPVSKDFTVDLRRLAVLRELHRRGSLARTAQALHLTPSAVSQQLAALAREVGVPLLERQGRGVRLTGQARVLLEHADLMAAQWERARADLAAWEQGRRGAVTIGAFSSAITGLLPHALRRLTRHHPGVRVAVVEAEPPDVFTGLDGGTVDVVVAVDFAAAPPHTDRRYTRVELLVDTLDLALPAEHPAAGRERVPLRDLAAETWIVGDPRSCCGAITRSVCAANGFTPEIRHAVNDWQSLAALVEAGMGVALVPRLVQPLHRPGLVLRPPAGPPPTRHVFAAVRAGSDRDPVLTAVLRHLRAAAVEVGGPVVARPQ; encoded by the coding sequence ATGGAACCCGTAAGCAAGGACTTCACGGTCGACCTGCGGCGGCTGGCCGTGCTGCGGGAGCTGCACCGGCGCGGCAGCCTGGCCCGTACCGCCCAGGCCCTGCACCTGACGCCGTCGGCCGTGTCGCAGCAGCTCGCGGCGCTGGCGCGGGAGGTGGGCGTCCCGCTGCTGGAGCGCCAGGGCCGGGGCGTCCGGCTGACCGGGCAGGCACGGGTGCTGCTGGAGCACGCCGACCTGATGGCCGCGCAGTGGGAACGCGCCCGCGCCGACCTGGCGGCCTGGGAGCAGGGGCGCCGCGGCGCGGTCACCATCGGCGCCTTCTCCAGCGCCATCACCGGCCTCCTGCCGCACGCCCTGCGCCGACTGACCCGGCACCACCCGGGGGTGCGGGTCGCCGTCGTGGAGGCCGAGCCGCCGGACGTGTTCACCGGGCTCGACGGCGGGACGGTGGACGTCGTCGTGGCCGTGGACTTCGCGGCCGCCCCGCCGCACACCGACCGCCGCTACACCCGCGTGGAGCTGCTGGTGGACACCCTTGACCTCGCCCTCCCGGCGGAGCACCCGGCCGCCGGGAGGGAGCGCGTACCGCTGCGGGACCTCGCGGCCGAGACCTGGATCGTCGGAGATCCCCGCAGCTGCTGCGGGGCGATCACCCGGTCGGTGTGCGCCGCGAACGGTTTCACCCCGGAGATCCGGCACGCCGTCAACGACTGGCAGTCGCTCGCCGCCCTGGTGGAGGCCGGCATGGGCGTGGCGCTGGTCCCGCGCCTGGTCCAGCCGCTGCACCGCCCCGGACTCGTGCTGCGCCCCCCGGCCGGTCCGCCGCCCACCCGCCACGTCTTCGCCGCCGTACGCGCCGGCTCCGACCGGGACCCCGTCCTCACCGCCGTCCTGCGACACCTCCGGGCGGCGGCCGTCGAGGTGGGCGGGCCGGTGGTGGCCCGTCCCCAGTGA
- a CDS encoding antibiotic biosynthesis monooxygenase, giving the protein MSTPTPSGAPTAPAAPTAPAAPSTPAASVMAETHPVPELRPTPLPDVTRPDVGSIRIGEWVADGPERQRAVADALLDAWEAGPLPEGFRSRSLLLGTDGRTVLDYEQWEGDEAAEEFTRAHGDTVARRLGEALRGVEHPLPTRFRLYRSMRPPVGAARPTPGCVIIVSFATDGFAAARRFVDELFELVGGSQRNPGSISSNFHISRDGTRVVNYSEWVDEASHQRVVEGDLRAGGAVMNLIERLPGVRGLGFRRFLPHRGLGRPLA; this is encoded by the coding sequence ATGTCCACCCCCACTCCGTCCGGAGCACCCACCGCGCCCGCAGCACCCACCGCGCCCGCAGCACCCTCCACGCCCGCAGCGTCCGTCATGGCCGAAACCCACCCCGTCCCCGAGCTCCGCCCCACCCCGCTGCCCGATGTCACCCGTCCCGACGTCGGCAGCATCCGGATCGGCGAGTGGGTGGCGGACGGGCCGGAGCGGCAGCGGGCCGTCGCCGACGCACTCCTCGACGCCTGGGAGGCGGGGCCGCTCCCCGAGGGCTTCCGCTCCCGCAGCCTCCTGCTCGGCACGGACGGCCGCACCGTGCTCGACTACGAGCAGTGGGAGGGCGACGAGGCGGCGGAGGAGTTCACCCGCGCCCACGGCGACACCGTCGCGCGCCGGCTCGGCGAGGCGCTCCGCGGCGTCGAACACCCGCTCCCCACCCGCTTCCGGCTGTACCGCAGCATGCGTCCCCCGGTGGGCGCCGCCCGGCCGACTCCCGGCTGCGTCATCATCGTGAGCTTCGCGACGGACGGCTTCGCGGCGGCGCGGCGGTTCGTCGACGAGCTGTTCGAACTCGTGGGCGGGAGCCAGCGGAACCCGGGATCCATCTCCTCCAACTTCCACATCAGCCGCGACGGCACGCGCGTCGTCAACTACTCCGAGTGGGTCGACGAGGCCTCCCACCAGCGCGTCGTGGAGGGTGATCTCCGGGCCGGCGGCGCGGTGATGAACCTCATCGAGCGTCTGCCCGGGGTCCGCGGCCTGGGTTTCCGCCGCTTCCTCCCACACCGCGGCCTGGGCCGCCCGCTCGCCTAG
- a CDS encoding ABC transporter ATP-binding protein produces the protein MTTAISVAGLHKSFGRARALNGLDLDVREGEVHGFLGPNGAGKSTTIRVLLGLLRADSGTARLLGQDPWRDAAALHRRLAYVPGDVVLWPTLSGGEAIDLLGRLRGGLDPRRRADLLERFDLDPTKKGRTYSKGNRQKVALVAALSSDVELLILDEPTSGLDPLMEAVFRECIAEEKADGRTVLLSSHILTEVEQLCDRVSIIRDGRTVQSGTLDELRHLTRTAITADLAGEPPADLATLPGVHNLQVHGHRIQCEVDDDRLDPVLRALTGSGVRSLVSRPPTLEELFLRHYEDELPAGNGGGRTVGAGR, from the coding sequence ATGACAACGGCGATCTCCGTGGCCGGCCTGCACAAGTCCTTCGGCCGGGCGCGCGCACTCAACGGTCTTGACCTCGACGTCCGCGAGGGCGAGGTCCACGGCTTCCTGGGCCCCAACGGCGCCGGCAAGTCCACGACCATCCGCGTCCTGCTCGGGCTGCTGCGCGCCGACTCCGGCACCGCGCGGCTCCTCGGCCAGGACCCCTGGCGGGACGCCGCCGCGCTCCACCGCCGCCTCGCCTACGTCCCCGGCGACGTCGTCCTGTGGCCCACCCTCTCCGGCGGGGAGGCCATCGACCTGCTGGGCCGCCTGCGCGGCGGTCTGGACCCGCGACGCCGCGCCGACCTGCTGGAGCGCTTCGACCTCGACCCCACCAAGAAGGGGCGCACCTACTCCAAGGGCAACCGGCAGAAGGTCGCCCTGGTGGCCGCCCTCTCCTCCGACGTCGAGCTGCTGATCCTGGACGAGCCCACCTCGGGCCTCGACCCGCTCATGGAGGCGGTCTTCCGCGAGTGCATCGCCGAGGAGAAGGCCGACGGACGCACCGTGCTGCTCTCCAGCCACATCCTCACCGAGGTCGAACAGCTCTGCGACCGGGTGAGCATTATCCGCGACGGGCGCACCGTGCAGAGCGGCACGCTCGACGAGCTCCGCCACCTCACCCGCACCGCCATCACCGCCGACCTGGCAGGCGAGCCGCCCGCCGACCTCGCCACCCTGCCCGGGGTGCACAACCTCCAGGTGCACGGCCACCGGATCCAGTGCGAGGTGGACGACGACCGGCTCGACCCGGTGCTGCGCGCCCTCACCGGCAGCGGCGTCCGGAGCCTGGTCAGCCGCCCGCCCACGCTGGAAGAGCTCTTCCTGCGGCACTACGAGGACGAGCTGCCGGCCGGCAACGGCGGCGGCAGGACCGTGGGGGCCGGGCGATGA
- a CDS encoding DUF397 domain-containing protein: protein MSSYSADGNNCVEHGVRPDGSHSVRDTKDRTGGTLHFTRTAWHSFVTAIKQDRFHTSA from the coding sequence GTGAGCAGTTACAGCGCAGACGGCAACAACTGCGTGGAGCACGGCGTCCGTCCGGACGGCAGCCACTCGGTCCGCGACACGAAGGACCGGACCGGTGGCACCCTTCACTTCACCCGAACCGCCTGGCATTCATTCGTCACCGCCATCAAGCAGGATCGTTTCCACACCTCCGCGTGA
- a CDS encoding nucleosidase — protein sequence MPLRGRISTDLPLLVVAAEEEAAHLDDGLPVLITGIGKVNAAMTTAEVLARGPRPAVVVNLGTAGGLRNGWSGIHEVSTVVQHDLDTAVLRELTGRDYGLPIELGTAGGPVLATGDTFVTDEAVRAELARTADLVDMEGYAVASAATRAGVPVRLVKQVSDRADSSATRSWKEHVDACARDLAAWVATHLPR from the coding sequence GTGCCCCTGCGCGGACGGATCTCCACGGACCTCCCCCTGCTCGTGGTCGCCGCGGAGGAGGAGGCCGCCCACCTCGACGACGGCCTGCCGGTGCTGATCACCGGCATCGGCAAGGTCAACGCCGCCATGACGACGGCCGAGGTGCTGGCCCGCGGGCCGCGTCCGGCCGTCGTGGTCAACCTGGGCACGGCCGGCGGCCTGCGGAACGGCTGGAGCGGCATCCACGAGGTGTCCACCGTCGTGCAGCACGATCTGGACACCGCCGTGCTGCGCGAACTGACCGGCCGCGACTACGGCCTGCCGATCGAGCTCGGCACGGCCGGCGGCCCCGTCCTCGCCACCGGCGACACCTTCGTCACCGACGAGGCGGTGCGCGCCGAACTCGCCCGCACCGCCGACCTGGTGGACATGGAGGGCTACGCCGTCGCCTCCGCCGCCACCCGCGCCGGCGTGCCGGTCCGGCTGGTCAAGCAGGTCAGCGACCGGGCCGACTCCTCCGCCACCCGGAGCTGGAAGGAGCACGTGGACGCCTGCGCCCGCGACCTGGCCGCCTGGGTCGCCACCCACCTCCCGCGCTGA
- a CDS encoding carboxymuconolactone decarboxylase family protein — protein sequence MEARLNLFTNPVAGKVLKNFIAAGQAVAQSTLPASTRELVLLRASQINGCGYCVDMHSKDAVHAGESWTRLNLVAAWREATVFTDAERAALELAEEGTRLADAAGGVSDEVWANAAKYYDEDQLAALVSIIAVINAFNRVNVMVRLPAGDYQPGQFA from the coding sequence ATGGAAGCTCGCCTGAACCTCTTCACCAACCCGGTCGCCGGCAAGGTCCTGAAGAACTTCATCGCGGCGGGCCAGGCGGTCGCGCAGTCGACGCTGCCGGCCTCGACCCGGGAGCTGGTCCTGCTCCGCGCCAGCCAGATCAACGGCTGCGGCTACTGCGTCGACATGCACTCCAAGGACGCCGTGCACGCCGGCGAGTCGTGGACGCGCCTCAACCTGGTCGCGGCCTGGCGGGAGGCCACGGTGTTCACCGACGCCGAGCGCGCCGCCCTGGAGCTGGCGGAGGAGGGCACCCGCCTCGCGGACGCGGCCGGTGGCGTCTCGGACGAGGTCTGGGCCAACGCCGCCAAGTACTACGACGAGGACCAGCTGGCCGCCCTGGTCAGCATCATCGCCGTGATCAACGCCTTCAACCGGGTGAACGTCATGGTCCGGCTGCCCGCAGGCGACTACCAGCCCGGCCAGTTCGCCTGA
- a CDS encoding pectate lyase family protein — MESNTPVHAAGRPSRRLMWAASAMLVAATSASLLPSSAVAEGTLASGAPVVPQATLVGWATQNGGTTGGAGGSTVTVDTTSELTSALRQSGPLVIQVSGTINLSGMNDVASNKTVVGLSGATITGGGLDVDGVRNVIIQNLTFRGWGDDAINVQNGSTNVWIDHNTFSDGYDGAVDIKRESDFITVSWNHIFNHEKSMLLGHSDGHTADQGNLRVTYHHNWFDGSDTRHPRVRFGDPVHVYNNYYNGNEYGVASTMGAGVLVEGNYFENVEDTALVGYADSDPGDIVARNNHLVNSGAPQTAGSVNSIPYSYALDPAANVKSIVTAGAGAS, encoded by the coding sequence ATGGAATCCAACACCCCCGTTCACGCGGCGGGCCGCCCGAGCCGGCGCCTGATGTGGGCCGCGAGCGCGATGCTGGTCGCCGCGACGAGCGCGAGCCTGCTGCCGTCGAGCGCGGTCGCCGAGGGCACGTTAGCGTCCGGCGCCCCCGTCGTCCCGCAGGCCACCCTGGTCGGCTGGGCCACGCAGAACGGCGGCACCACCGGCGGCGCGGGCGGCAGCACCGTCACCGTGGACACCACCAGCGAGCTGACCAGCGCGCTGCGCCAGTCCGGTCCGCTGGTCATCCAGGTCAGCGGGACGATCAACCTGTCCGGGATGAACGACGTCGCCAGCAACAAGACCGTCGTCGGGCTCAGCGGCGCCACCATCACCGGCGGTGGCCTCGACGTCGACGGCGTCCGCAACGTCATCATCCAGAACCTGACGTTCCGGGGCTGGGGCGACGACGCGATCAACGTCCAGAACGGCTCCACCAACGTCTGGATCGACCACAACACCTTCAGCGACGGCTACGACGGCGCCGTCGACATCAAGCGGGAGTCGGACTTCATCACCGTCTCGTGGAACCACATCTTCAACCACGAGAAGTCCATGCTGCTCGGCCACTCCGACGGCCACACCGCCGACCAGGGGAACCTGCGGGTCACCTACCACCACAACTGGTTCGACGGCAGCGACACCCGCCACCCCCGGGTGCGGTTCGGTGACCCGGTGCACGTGTACAACAACTACTACAACGGCAACGAGTACGGGGTGGCCTCCACGATGGGCGCGGGCGTGCTCGTCGAGGGCAACTACTTCGAGAACGTCGAGGACACCGCGCTCGTCGGGTACGCGGACTCCGACCCCGGCGACATCGTGGCCCGCAACAACCACCTGGTGAACTCCGGCGCCCCGCAGACCGCCGGGTCCGTCAACTCCATCCCCTACTCCTACGCGCTCGACCCCGCCGCGAACGTGAAGTCGATCGTCACCGCGGGAGCCGGCGCCAGCTGA
- a CDS encoding ATP-binding protein → MSSADLTAALTPISRFLPAEPASVPAARRFVADALTGWRLPHLLDDATVCVSELVSNAVRHGSPPGRAIHLGLLPLLPAGLLRLEVGDDGPGVPRPRAPVADDAIGGRGLLLVAALASAWGSEPRPLAGKVVWCEWEVPW, encoded by the coding sequence ATGTCGTCCGCCGACCTCACCGCAGCGCTCACCCCGATATCACGCTTCCTGCCCGCCGAACCGGCCAGCGTCCCCGCCGCCCGCCGGTTCGTCGCCGACGCCCTCACCGGCTGGCGGCTGCCCCACCTCCTGGACGACGCCACGGTGTGCGTGAGCGAACTCGTCTCCAACGCCGTGCGGCACGGCTCCCCACCCGGCAGAGCCATCCACCTCGGCCTGCTGCCACTGCTGCCCGCCGGCCTGCTCCGCCTGGAGGTCGGCGACGACGGCCCCGGGGTGCCCCGCCCGCGCGCCCCCGTCGCCGACGACGCCATCGGCGGGCGCGGCCTGCTGCTGGTCGCCGCGCTGGCGTCCGCGTGGGGGAGTGAGCCGCGGCCGCTCGCCGGCAAGGTCGTCTGGTGCGAGTGGGAGGTCCCCTGGTGA
- a CDS encoding helix-turn-helix domain-containing protein, with translation MPQSEMPTMRSRRLGTELRRLRESKGLTTMDAARELQCGQPKISKIETGHRGIRPLDLTHLMDLYGVTDPQHRENLRRLAKQIHQRDWWMEHGPLLNDHLKDYLVLETDAGFIRSFACQVMPGLLQTEDYMRAIFTEHQSPEKTELLVDMRLQRQKILDGPEPTRYWAVIDEAILIRPLVKPTIRAKQLRHVLDMADRPNVNVQVYPLTAAAPPDTYPSYTILTMRESAGIDYVWVEHLTGSMALEQEQFVEPYRRAWENHTSSALPRRDSLDYLYKLLKE, from the coding sequence ATGCCACAAAGTGAGATGCCGACCATGCGCAGCCGGAGACTCGGAACCGAGCTGCGCCGCCTACGCGAGTCCAAGGGCCTGACCACCATGGACGCCGCGCGCGAGCTCCAGTGCGGACAGCCCAAGATCAGCAAGATCGAGACCGGGCATCGAGGAATCCGCCCCCTCGACCTCACCCACCTCATGGATCTCTACGGGGTCACCGACCCGCAGCACCGGGAGAACCTGAGGCGCCTGGCCAAGCAGATCCATCAGAGGGACTGGTGGATGGAGCACGGCCCGCTGCTGAACGACCACCTCAAGGACTATCTCGTCCTGGAGACCGACGCCGGCTTCATCCGTTCGTTCGCCTGCCAGGTCATGCCCGGTCTGCTCCAGACCGAGGACTACATGCGCGCGATCTTCACGGAGCACCAAAGCCCCGAGAAGACCGAACTGCTGGTGGACATGCGGCTTCAGCGCCAGAAAATCCTGGATGGCCCAGAGCCGACGCGCTACTGGGCGGTGATCGATGAGGCCATACTGATTCGGCCACTCGTCAAGCCAACGATCAGAGCCAAGCAACTGCGTCACGTACTCGACATGGCCGATCGCCCGAACGTCAACGTGCAGGTCTACCCACTGACAGCGGCAGCCCCACCGGACACGTATCCCTCCTACACGATCCTCACCATGCGGGAGTCGGCCGGGATCGACTACGTATGGGTCGAGCACCTCACCGGTAGCATGGCGCTGGAGCAGGAGCAGTTCGTCGAGCCGTACCGACGAGCGTGGGAGAATCACACCTCGTCAGCTCTTCCCAGGCGTGACTCGCTGGACTACCTGTACAAGCTGCTCAAGGAGTAA
- a CDS encoding GbsR/MarR family transcriptional regulator gives MTQGPAPQRDEQQVSAWIERFASTLMASGFPRMPARVFVALESSDSGRMTAAELAERLQISPAAVSGAVRYLAGINMIRREREPGSRRDYYYLPDNVWQEVITRRDQLLARWQEDLREGMRAVGPDTPAGRRIADTLDFYVFMGEEVPNIVKRWQERRAARTRNAPHPDPTPPPHTTPTPPAKAG, from the coding sequence ATGACGCAGGGACCCGCCCCCCAGCGGGACGAGCAGCAGGTGTCCGCCTGGATCGAGCGCTTCGCCTCAACCCTGATGGCCAGCGGCTTCCCCCGGATGCCGGCCCGCGTCTTCGTGGCCCTGGAGAGCAGCGACTCCGGCCGGATGACCGCCGCCGAACTCGCCGAGCGCCTCCAGATCAGCCCCGCCGCCGTCTCCGGCGCGGTGCGCTACCTGGCCGGCATCAACATGATCCGGCGGGAGCGCGAGCCGGGCAGCCGCCGCGACTACTACTACCTGCCGGACAACGTCTGGCAGGAGGTGATCACCCGCCGCGACCAGCTGCTGGCGCGGTGGCAGGAGGACCTCCGCGAGGGCATGCGGGCGGTCGGCCCCGACACCCCCGCCGGCCGGCGGATAGCGGACACGCTGGACTTCTACGTCTTCATGGGCGAGGAGGTCCCGAACATCGTCAAACGCTGGCAGGAGCGCCGAGCCGCCCGCACGCGCAACGCCCCCCACCCGGACCCCACACCCCCACCGCACACCACCCCCACCCCTCCCGCCAAGGCAGGCTGA
- a CDS encoding type II toxin-antitoxin system Phd/YefM family antitoxin: protein MEATAREFNQQAARMLSAAERGETVAVTKNGRHIATLVPADQAAPVPPFPTDAMGEADDLPLFDGPPDLAERADEYLAEGFGQ, encoded by the coding sequence ATGGAGGCTACAGCGCGCGAGTTCAATCAGCAGGCCGCCCGCATGCTCTCCGCCGCGGAGCGTGGTGAGACCGTCGCCGTCACCAAGAACGGCCGGCACATCGCCACACTCGTGCCGGCCGACCAGGCGGCTCCGGTTCCTCCCTTCCCCACCGACGCGATGGGCGAGGCGGACGATCTCCCGCTGTTCGACGGACCCCCTGATCTCGCCGAACGGGCGGACGAGTACCTGGCGGAGGGCTTCGGGCAGTGA
- a CDS encoding PPOX class F420-dependent oxidoreductase translates to MSVTFNEETRELLDGRNFATVATLNRDGGPQTSVVWIARDGDTVLFSTTAGRQKARNLARDPRVSLTVYDTENPYHSVDIRGTVELIEDREKSLPRKLSHKYLGEDPPAESDDVLRLIVRVTPQRISGFSV, encoded by the coding sequence ATGTCAGTGACGTTCAACGAGGAGACGCGCGAGCTTCTGGACGGGAGGAACTTCGCCACCGTCGCGACGCTGAACCGCGACGGCGGGCCGCAGACCTCGGTGGTCTGGATAGCGAGGGACGGTGACACGGTGCTGTTCTCCACCACGGCAGGGCGGCAGAAGGCCCGGAACCTCGCCCGGGACCCACGGGTCAGCCTCACCGTCTACGACACCGAGAACCCCTACCACTCCGTGGACATCCGCGGCACCGTCGAGCTGATCGAGGACCGGGAGAAGTCGCTGCCGCGGAAGCTCTCGCACAAGTACCTCGGCGAGGACCCGCCCGCCGAGTCGGACGACGTCCTCCGGCTGATCGTCCGGGTGACTCCGCAGAGGATCTCCGGCTTCTCCGTCTGA
- a CDS encoding GNAT family N-acetyltransferase, producing MEHPAEKIVLDDPRFELRRWRAADADAADRAVAESRDHLAPWLFWAIGHSRDSAVEFVNRCERDWESGDAYNYAITVGGEAIGSISLMRRIAPAGLEIGYWLHPAWTGRGLMTKAVTALTREAFTLPGTDHVEIHHDEANLASGAVPKRLGFTEVGRRPLGPEEPRGTAQTGVLVIWRLRRADAL from the coding sequence ATGGAGCATCCCGCCGAGAAAATCGTTCTGGACGACCCCCGGTTCGAGCTGCGTCGTTGGCGCGCCGCCGACGCCGACGCGGCGGACCGCGCGGTGGCGGAGTCCCGGGATCACCTGGCGCCCTGGCTGTTCTGGGCCATCGGCCACAGCCGCGACTCCGCCGTCGAGTTCGTGAACCGGTGCGAGCGGGACTGGGAGTCCGGGGACGCCTACAACTACGCGATCACCGTCGGCGGTGAGGCCATCGGCAGCATCTCGCTGATGCGCCGCATAGCGCCGGCCGGCCTGGAGATCGGCTATTGGCTGCACCCGGCCTGGACCGGCCGCGGCCTGATGACGAAGGCCGTCACCGCCCTGACCCGCGAGGCGTTCACCCTGCCCGGCACAGACCACGTGGAGATCCACCACGACGAGGCCAACCTGGCCAGCGGCGCCGTCCCCAAGCGCCTGGGCTTCACCGAGGTGGGCCGCCGGCCGCTGGGCCCCGAGGAGCCGAGGGGCACGGCCCAGACCGGAGTCCTGGTCATCTGGCGACTGCGCCGCGCCGACGCCCTCTGA
- a CDS encoding PIN domain-containing protein: MSGIVAIADTSGLLGLFNRQDKSHADCLRVRAAAAHLVISPLVLAELDYLITSRSGPDVALAVLDHIMDAIDLRRYEVPEVSAHLRSARAVMSRYKSMNIGLADAMNVALAAEFRTDAVFTLDREHFRAVRPLTAHPCFRLLPDDLDR, from the coding sequence GTGAGCGGGATCGTCGCGATCGCCGACACGTCGGGACTGCTGGGGCTGTTCAACCGCCAGGACAAGAGCCATGCCGACTGCCTGAGGGTTCGGGCGGCGGCGGCGCACCTGGTGATCTCCCCGCTCGTGCTGGCCGAGTTGGACTACCTGATCACCAGCAGGTCCGGGCCGGACGTTGCCCTGGCCGTGCTCGATCACATCATGGACGCGATCGACCTGCGGCGCTACGAGGTCCCGGAGGTGTCGGCGCACCTGCGCAGCGCTCGCGCCGTGATGAGCAGGTACAAGAGCATGAACATCGGCCTGGCGGACGCGATGAACGTGGCGCTCGCGGCGGAGTTCCGCACCGATGCGGTGTTCACCCTCGATCGCGAGCACTTCCGCGCCGTGCGTCCGCTGACGGCCCACCCCTGCTTCCGGTTGCTGCCCGACGACCTCGACCGTTGA
- a CDS encoding RBBP9/YdeN family alpha/beta hydrolase has protein sequence MTDTPHGFLILHGWQNHRPAGHWQHWLADRLTALGHHVDYPGLPEPDHPELEEWLTELRARLDALGGGTPAGGRRTVVCHSLACVLWLHAVARGAVPVPVDRVLLVAPPSPGFLERHAEVAAFTPPPLTAERLAAAATHTRLVASDDDPCCPEGAVAVYGGPLGLPSDVLTGAAHLNPDSGYGSWPSLLDWCLAPSADLPIRHRDAPRPR, from the coding sequence ATGACCGACACCCCGCACGGCTTCCTGATCCTGCACGGCTGGCAGAACCACCGCCCCGCCGGCCACTGGCAGCACTGGCTGGCCGACCGGCTCACTGCTCTGGGTCACCACGTGGACTATCCCGGCCTGCCGGAGCCGGACCACCCCGAGCTGGAGGAGTGGCTCACCGAGCTGCGCGCCCGGCTCGACGCGCTGGGCGGCGGCACGCCGGCAGGCGGCCGGCGCACCGTCGTGTGCCACAGCCTGGCCTGCGTGCTGTGGCTGCACGCGGTGGCCCGCGGCGCCGTGCCCGTCCCGGTCGACCGGGTCCTCCTCGTCGCCCCGCCGTCCCCGGGCTTCCTGGAGCGGCACGCCGAGGTCGCGGCGTTCACACCGCCGCCCCTGACGGCCGAGCGGCTGGCCGCCGCCGCGACGCACACCCGGCTCGTCGCAAGCGACGACGACCCCTGCTGCCCGGAGGGCGCCGTCGCGGTGTACGGCGGTCCGCTCGGCCTGCCGAGCGACGTCCTGACCGGCGCCGCCCACCTGAACCCCGACTCCGGTTACGGCTCCTGGCCCTCGCTCCTCGACTGGTGCCTCGCCCCCTCGGCCGACCTTCCGATCCGCCACCGTGACGCCCCGCGTCCCCGATAG